The following proteins are encoded in a genomic region of Bernardetia sp. MNP-M8:
- a CDS encoding cob(I)yrinic acid a,c-diamide adenosyltransferase, with the protein MKIYTKTGDKGTTSLISGRRVSKANLRIESYGTVDELNSYIGMLRDQKELEHRKEILIEIQDRLFTIGSLLASDPKKVSHIPIPQIDETDITDLEVAIDVMNEELPPMTHFILPGGHPAVSFCHLARTVCRRAERRCTELNNQEEEGVDQIIIRYLNRLSDYIFVLSRMTSHEVNADEIAWKPRV; encoded by the coding sequence ATGAAAATATACACTAAAACAGGCGACAAAGGAACAACTTCACTCATTAGTGGTAGAAGAGTATCAAAGGCAAATCTTAGAATTGAATCCTATGGAACTGTTGATGAACTCAACTCATATATTGGAATGCTTCGTGACCAAAAAGAACTAGAGCATAGAAAAGAAATTTTGATAGAAATTCAAGATCGTTTGTTTACGATTGGTTCATTGCTTGCATCTGACCCAAAAAAAGTTTCTCATATTCCCATTCCTCAAATAGATGAAACTGACATAACAGACTTAGAAGTAGCAATTGATGTGATGAATGAAGAATTACCACCCATGACTCATTTTATTTTACCAGGTGGACATCCTGCTGTTTCTTTTTGTCATTTGGCAAGAACAGTTTGTAGACGGGCAGAACGTCGTTGTACTGAATTAAATAATCAAGAGGAAGAAGGAGTTGATCAAATAATTATTCGTTATCTCAATCGTCTTTCAGATTATATTTTTGTCTTGTCAAGAATGACTTCTCACGAAGTAAATGCTGATGAAATTGCTTGGAAGCCGAGAGTTTAG
- a CDS encoding shikimate kinase encodes MKNFLIYLIGMPASGKSTFGKIIAEKLGYTFLDLDSLIEYRNNATIPQIFEKKGESFFRQEEKKALQTTFNLDKTIVSTGGGTPCFFDNLEQMKQHGIVCFLNTEIEILAKRTFETQRKQQDNRPLFKEADSFEKLYKLISQKWEDRKEFYGQAHFEIKNNDFEEFLEKLEENS; translated from the coding sequence ATGAAAAACTTTCTTATTTATTTGATTGGAATGCCAGCTTCTGGCAAATCTACCTTCGGAAAAATCATCGCAGAAAAACTAGGCTACACATTTTTAGATTTAGATTCTTTGATAGAATACAGAAATAATGCTACCATTCCACAAATCTTTGAAAAGAAAGGAGAAAGTTTTTTCAGACAAGAAGAAAAAAAAGCTCTTCAAACGACCTTTAATTTAGATAAGACGATTGTTTCTACAGGTGGAGGAACACCTTGTTTCTTTGATAATTTGGAACAAATGAAACAACATGGAATTGTTTGTTTTCTAAATACAGAAATAGAAATTTTGGCAAAACGAACTTTTGAAACACAACGAAAACAGCAAGATAATCGTCCACTTTTCAAAGAAGCTGATTCTTTTGAAAAGCTGTATAAATTAATTTCTCAAAAATGGGAAGACAGAAAAGAGTTTTATGGACAAGCTCATTTTGAGATAAAAAATAATGACTTTGAAGAGTTTTTAGAAAAACTGGAAGAAAATAGTTGA
- a CDS encoding phytanoyl-CoA dioxygenase family protein has translation MENTKTYIKELSENGFTVLPTIYSSDEIEKITAFIDKIDTSRSTVRKSVDLFAIRQFLKESPEVSNLIFTKKLKSILQELGGNDFFVIKSIYFDKPQNSNWYVPYHQDLTISVDEKLELEEFNYWTVKQNQFAVQPPLQILENIITIRIHLDKTDENNGALRVIPKSHLKKIYKPQNIDWYVETETICDVEKGGIMIMKPLLLHSSKRTTNDKKRRVIHIEFSNQELPKELNWSEKMTLDNF, from the coding sequence ATGGAAAATACAAAAACATATATAAAAGAACTCTCGGAGAATGGATTTACAGTTCTTCCAACTATTTACTCCTCTGATGAAATAGAAAAAATAACGGCTTTTATTGATAAAATAGATACATCAAGAAGTACAGTCAGAAAATCAGTAGATTTATTTGCTATTCGTCAGTTTTTAAAGGAAAGTCCAGAAGTTAGTAATTTGATTTTTACAAAAAAACTCAAATCAATTCTTCAAGAATTAGGAGGAAACGATTTTTTTGTAATAAAGAGTATTTACTTTGACAAACCCCAAAATTCGAATTGGTATGTTCCTTATCATCAAGATTTGACTATTTCAGTAGATGAAAAACTAGAATTAGAAGAATTCAATTATTGGACAGTCAAACAAAATCAATTTGCTGTTCAGCCTCCTTTACAGATTCTAGAAAATATAATTACAATTCGTATTCATCTTGATAAAACGGACGAGAATAATGGAGCATTGAGAGTTATTCCAAAATCTCATCTTAAAAAAATATACAAGCCTCAAAATATAGATTGGTATGTAGAAACAGAAACAATTTGTGATGTTGAGAAAGGAGGAATAATGATAATGAAACCTTTGCTTCTACACAGTTCGAAAAGAACAACAAATGACAAAAAAAGAAGAGTGATTCACATAGAGTTTTCGAATCAAGAATTACCAAAAGAGCTAAATTGGTCAGAAAAAATGACTTTAGATAATTTCTAA
- the ruvC gene encoding crossover junction endodeoxyribonuclease RuvC — MKPTSFDQIILGIDPGTVVLGYGVLGIKDDKMYLIQFGVIKLAQWKDHYVRLQKIYDRVSTIIEEFRPQQMALEAPFFGKNVQSMLKLGRAQGVCMAAALSRGVSVEEYAPRKVKQAVTGKGTASKEQVASMLQTLLSFDEIPDLLDATDAVGVAVCHYFQQNALLPKSTSWSAFLEENPDRVK, encoded by the coding sequence ATGAAACCAACTTCTTTTGATCAAATTATATTAGGAATAGACCCTGGAACTGTTGTTTTAGGATATGGTGTTTTAGGAATTAAAGACGATAAAATGTATTTGATTCAGTTTGGAGTCATAAAGTTAGCACAGTGGAAAGATCATTATGTAAGACTACAAAAAATTTATGATAGAGTAAGTACAATAATTGAAGAGTTCAGACCTCAACAAATGGCTTTAGAAGCTCCTTTTTTTGGTAAAAATGTTCAGTCTATGCTCAAATTAGGTAGAGCGCAGGGTGTTTGTATGGCTGCTGCACTTTCTCGTGGCGTTTCGGTAGAAGAATATGCTCCCCGAAAAGTAAAACAAGCTGTTACAGGAAAAGGAACTGCATCAAAAGAACAAGTTGCTAGTATGTTGCAAACGTTACTTTCTTTTGATGAAATTCCAGACCTCTTAGATGCTACTGATGCCGTTGGTGTAGCTGTTTGTCATTATTTTCAGCAAAATGCACTACTTCCAAAAAGTACCTCGTGGTCTGCTTTCTTAGAAGAAAATCCTGATAGAGTGAAATAA
- a CDS encoding NAD-dependent succinate-semialdehyde dehydrogenase, whose translation MPDKSKNTVQTINPATNEVLKTYTLLSESEITEKLQNSEDAFQDWKKTGFAERSELFRKLSLLLKEKEQELATLMTKEMGKPITQAKSEVEKCAWLCDFYAEKAEEFLAPVAKKSDGSEAYVRYDPLGVILAVMPWNFPFWQVFRFAVPSLMAGNVGVLKHSSNSFGCGEAMESLFLEAGFPKNVFQNFLISGKQVKQVLENNHVKAATLTGSEGAGSSVAEIAGKNIKKTVLELGGSDPFIVLADADIKTAAKTAVKARTQNSGQSCIAAKRFIIVKEVYEEFVEEFKNEMATLKMGDPMDENTDVGCQAREDLAKELAEQVQKSVEKGAKIILGGKRDKAFYEPTILVDVKEGMPAFDDELFGPIASVIKAENETHAIELANDSEFGLGSSLWTKDMKKATKIASQIESGSVFINGMVKSDPRLPFGGIKKSGYGRELATNGIHEFVNIKTVWIA comes from the coding sequence ATGCCAGATAAAAGTAAAAATACAGTCCAAACAATAAATCCAGCCACAAACGAAGTCTTAAAAACTTATACACTTCTTTCTGAATCTGAAATTACAGAAAAGCTACAGAATTCTGAAGATGCTTTTCAAGATTGGAAAAAAACAGGTTTTGCTGAGCGTTCTGAATTATTTCGCAAACTTTCTCTTCTCTTGAAGGAAAAAGAACAAGAATTGGCTACTCTTATGACAAAAGAAATGGGAAAACCAATTACTCAAGCTAAATCAGAAGTCGAAAAATGTGCTTGGCTTTGTGATTTTTATGCAGAAAAAGCAGAAGAATTTTTAGCTCCTGTTGCCAAAAAATCAGATGGTTCAGAGGCTTATGTACGTTATGATCCACTCGGTGTTATTTTGGCTGTGATGCCTTGGAATTTTCCATTTTGGCAAGTATTTCGTTTTGCTGTTCCTTCGCTTATGGCTGGAAATGTAGGGGTTTTGAAACATTCTTCAAATTCTTTTGGCTGTGGAGAAGCAATGGAATCTCTTTTTTTAGAAGCAGGTTTTCCTAAAAATGTATTTCAAAATTTCTTAATTAGTGGAAAGCAAGTCAAACAAGTTTTGGAAAACAACCATGTAAAAGCAGCTACACTTACAGGAAGTGAAGGGGCAGGTTCGTCAGTTGCTGAAATTGCAGGAAAGAATATCAAAAAGACAGTTTTAGAATTGGGAGGAAGTGACCCTTTTATTGTCTTAGCTGATGCAGATATAAAAACGGCTGCCAAAACGGCTGTAAAAGCACGTACTCAAAACTCAGGACAAAGTTGTATTGCTGCTAAGCGTTTTATTATTGTCAAAGAAGTTTATGAGGAGTTTGTAGAAGAGTTCAAAAATGAAATGGCAACACTAAAAATGGGCGACCCAATGGATGAAAACACAGATGTAGGTTGCCAAGCGAGAGAAGATTTAGCAAAAGAATTAGCAGAACAAGTACAGAAATCAGTAGAGAAAGGTGCAAAGATAATTTTGGGAGGAAAGAGAGACAAAGCTTTCTATGAACCTACCATTTTAGTAGATGTAAAAGAAGGAATGCCAGCTTTTGATGATGAACTTTTTGGACCTATTGCTTCTGTAATAAAGGCAGAAAATGAAACCCATGCGATAGAGCTTGCCAATGATTCAGAATTTGGATTAGGTTCTTCTCTTTGGACAAAAGACATGAAAAAAGCTACAAAAATAGCTTCTCAAATAGAATCAGGAAGTGTGTTTATCAATGGCATGGTAAAATCTGATCCTCGTTTGCCTTTTGGAGGAATCAAAAAATCAGGTTATGGAAGAGAATTAGCTACAAATGGCATTCACGAATTTGTAAACATAAAAACAGTTTGGATAGCGTAG
- a CDS encoding HAD family hydrolase, which yields MMTHKNSNKTLLILDIDETLVFGSTQKLDRPFDFTVFNYFIYQRPYLKEFFERIKDHFLIALWSSADDEYVEEIAKKIIPKDIELEFVWARSRCTYKRNFNAIFDDYQDYSASDSSHYHFVKPLKKLKKKGYKLERILIVDDTPHKAKENYGNVIYPKEYRGEEDDNELLLLADYLLTLKDKMSIRRIEKRGWKK from the coding sequence ATGATGACTCACAAAAATTCAAATAAAACCCTTCTCATTCTTGATATAGACGAAACATTGGTTTTTGGTTCTACACAAAAATTAGATAGACCTTTTGATTTTACAGTTTTTAATTATTTTATTTATCAAAGACCTTATTTGAAAGAATTTTTTGAGAGAATAAAAGACCATTTTCTAATTGCACTTTGGTCTTCTGCTGACGATGAATATGTAGAAGAAATTGCTAAAAAGATTATTCCAAAAGATATAGAACTAGAATTTGTTTGGGCTAGAAGTCGATGTACTTACAAAAGAAATTTTAATGCTATTTTTGATGATTATCAAGATTATTCGGCTTCTGATAGTTCGCATTATCATTTTGTCAAACCTCTAAAAAAACTCAAGAAAAAAGGTTATAAATTAGAACGTATCTTGATTGTCGATGATACACCTCATAAAGCAAAAGAAAATTATGGTAATGTAATTTATCCCAAAGAATATAGAGGAGAGGAAGATGACAATGAGCTACTTTTACTTGCTGATTACTTACTAACTTTAAAGGATAAAATGAGCATTAGAAGAATTGAAAAGAGAGGTTGGAAGAAATGA
- a CDS encoding SpoIIE family protein phosphatase yields MKEYYPSKKSLSVLFFTFFVIFLFFDSIAQNTEIGSPPLQNFAPTEYNAAPEIRSMMKSSRGFIYAASNSRDILEYDGNSWKKIFTPCNYVYSMVEGENGNIHIADGLVRCAGYLRPQYPTGKWEFIPLHPENLADSVWNRVRTSSVGKIDNQIYYTFDGTSKQIGKHIIFKFDKGVVKEHIRINRDDIKDTFFTNKGFLFFNGKQLFHKQVSNNKNDFSYDSLKNTSFFEGKDIYKIKDFSENELLIFGIGNDVTIYNLETAQITPFGDQKSQTVFRNAQLLTATQIVNGDWIFGSIQNGVIHTDNKGNIIQIISTKEGLIDNIVMSFAQDNQNQLWTGFYNGIAKIDVASPVNYWAENKGISGSSIYDIRRFENTIFAGTVAKLVYLQKNGNWKTIEGTSIENRLLKTLLLADGKEHLFLSSFDGIYEIKKKNNLEWEAISILKIPQGGLRISEMTNYKHNPNRIYFSQLGREGINYIDYQPNAILKETKKNDFLKNTNIHIRSLEKNEFWGVEAQNRHRVAKINIENSKITFYDLDSGGYTIIDGNVYVQKQGNDSIFQITKEDKLEYDKQITQFLRPYLNRPVEIEQVGENMLWVYDPQNFFVNIYTKQGESYIRNSKLEQIVGKYFVRSLYQDENNKNIIWIGTSSGILNIDLSKLKESNQEAIFNTLIRQVKIGNDSLIFDGNFFTSKKLDNDSILYEISEIQSEKDILKIDNANNSILFKVAGLFFIEEKRTQYSYFLEGLDEKWSDWTTLNIKEYNNLREGEYIFYAKSKNYLGEESEKVSYQFKVFPPWHRTTTAYVFYLLFGVGIIFGSTRFYTHRLRKQNEQLENIVAERTDELSQKNTELSTQNEEIIQQRDQLDIKNQKIEEQNKNIVSSINYAKRIQTALLPIEKRIKQEIPNHFIFYKPRDIVSGDFYWIEKSEDKVIIAVADCTGHGVPGAFMSMLGSSGLTDAVFQQNLTEPDLILTHLHNYIFSALKQNQSDNRDGMDVCIVVWDKAKNHIQYAGAMNPLYYVQNEELLQIKADKIPVGGTMAKERIYTPHTINLHVPTTIYLASDGYQDQFGGKEGRKFMTKKFRELLLEISHLPIKEQENRISQVFDRWKGKIHQIDDVLVMGIRFE; encoded by the coding sequence ATGAAAGAATATTACCCCTCAAAAAAGTCTTTATCTGTTTTATTCTTTACTTTCTTTGTCATATTTTTATTTTTTGACTCAATAGCTCAAAATACTGAAATAGGTTCTCCACCACTGCAAAATTTTGCTCCTACAGAATATAATGCAGCTCCTGAAATACGCTCTATGATGAAAAGTAGTAGAGGTTTTATTTATGCAGCATCAAATAGTAGAGATATCTTGGAGTATGATGGAAATAGTTGGAAGAAAATATTTACACCCTGTAATTATGTATATAGCATGGTTGAAGGTGAAAACGGAAATATTCATATTGCTGATGGCTTGGTGCGTTGTGCGGGCTACTTGAGACCTCAATATCCAACAGGAAAATGGGAATTTATTCCGTTGCATCCTGAAAATTTAGCTGATTCAGTTTGGAATAGAGTTAGAACAAGTAGTGTAGGAAAAATTGATAATCAAATTTATTATACATTTGATGGTACATCAAAGCAAATAGGAAAACATATTATATTCAAATTTGATAAAGGAGTTGTAAAAGAACATATTCGTATAAATAGAGATGATATAAAAGACACTTTTTTTACAAATAAAGGTTTTTTATTTTTTAATGGCAAACAATTATTTCATAAGCAAGTCTCCAACAATAAAAATGATTTTTCTTATGATTCTTTAAAGAACACCTCTTTTTTTGAGGGAAAGGATATTTATAAAATTAAAGATTTTTCAGAAAATGAGTTACTTATTTTTGGCATAGGCAATGATGTGACAATTTATAATTTAGAAACAGCTCAGATTACTCCTTTTGGTGACCAAAAAAGCCAAACTGTTTTTAGAAATGCTCAGCTTCTTACAGCCACACAAATTGTGAATGGAGATTGGATTTTTGGAAGTATTCAAAATGGTGTGATTCATACAGATAATAAAGGAAATATAATACAAATTATCTCTACAAAAGAAGGATTGATAGATAATATTGTAATGTCTTTTGCCCAAGATAACCAAAATCAACTTTGGACAGGATTTTATAATGGTATTGCAAAAATAGATGTCGCTTCTCCTGTTAATTATTGGGCAGAAAATAAAGGTATCAGTGGAAGTTCGATATATGACATTAGACGATTTGAAAATACCATTTTTGCAGGAACAGTTGCAAAACTTGTTTATCTTCAAAAAAATGGAAATTGGAAGACGATAGAAGGAACATCCATAGAAAATAGGTTACTCAAAACACTTCTTTTAGCTGATGGAAAAGAACATTTATTCTTATCGTCTTTTGATGGAATCTATGAAATTAAGAAAAAAAATAATTTGGAATGGGAGGCGATATCTATTTTAAAAATTCCTCAAGGTGGATTGCGTATTAGCGAAATGACTAATTATAAACATAACCCTAACAGAATTTATTTTTCACAATTAGGAAGAGAGGGAATAAATTATATAGATTATCAGCCTAATGCTATTCTCAAAGAAACAAAAAAAAATGATTTTTTAAAAAATACAAACATTCATATTCGTTCTTTAGAAAAAAACGAGTTTTGGGGAGTTGAAGCACAAAACAGACATAGAGTAGCAAAAATAAATATAGAGAATTCTAAAATTACATTTTACGATTTAGATTCAGGAGGTTATACCATTATTGATGGTAACGTATATGTTCAAAAACAAGGAAATGACAGCATTTTTCAAATAACAAAAGAAGATAAATTAGAATATGACAAACAAATAACTCAATTTTTGAGACCTTACTTAAATCGACCTGTTGAAATAGAACAAGTTGGTGAAAATATGCTTTGGGTATATGATCCTCAAAACTTTTTTGTGAATATCTATACTAAACAAGGAGAAAGTTATATAAGAAATAGTAAACTAGAACAAATAGTAGGAAAATATTTTGTTCGTTCTCTTTATCAAGATGAGAACAACAAAAACATAATTTGGATAGGAACTTCTAGTGGTATTTTAAACATTGATTTAAGTAAATTGAAAGAGTCAAATCAAGAAGCAATATTCAATACACTGATTCGTCAGGTAAAGATAGGAAATGATTCGCTTATTTTTGACGGAAATTTTTTCACTTCTAAAAAATTAGATAATGATTCCATTTTATATGAAATTAGCGAAATACAGAGTGAAAAAGATATTCTAAAAATTGACAATGCCAATAATTCTATTCTTTTTAAAGTAGCAGGATTATTTTTTATAGAAGAAAAAAGAACACAATACAGTTATTTTTTAGAAGGCTTAGACGAAAAATGGTCAGATTGGACAACTCTAAACATAAAAGAATACAACAACCTAAGAGAAGGTGAATATATTTTTTATGCAAAATCTAAAAATTATTTGGGAGAAGAAAGTGAAAAAGTTTCTTACCAATTCAAAGTTTTTCCACCTTGGCATCGTACCACAACAGCTTATGTTTTCTATCTTTTATTTGGAGTAGGAATTATTTTTGGCTCAACTCGTTTTTATACACATCGCTTACGCAAACAAAATGAACAATTAGAAAATATAGTTGCAGAAAGAACAGATGAACTTTCTCAAAAAAATACAGAACTTTCCACCCAAAATGAAGAAATTATTCAGCAGAGAGATCAGTTAGACATTAAAAATCAGAAAATTGAAGAGCAAAATAAAAATATTGTATCTAGTATAAATTATGCAAAGCGTATCCAAACGGCACTTTTGCCAATAGAAAAACGTATTAAACAAGAAATACCTAATCATTTTATTTTCTACAAACCTCGTGATATTGTTAGTGGTGATTTTTACTGGATAGAAAAAAGTGAAGACAAAGTAATTATTGCTGTGGCAGATTGTACAGGTCATGGCGTACCAGGGGCATTTATGTCTATGCTCGGAAGTAGTGGACTTACAGATGCTGTTTTTCAACAAAATCTTACTGAGCCTGATTTAATTCTTACTCATTTACACAACTATATTTTTTCTGCTTTGAAACAAAATCAGTCTGATAACAGGGATGGAATGGATGTTTGTATTGTAGTTTGGGATAAAGCAAAAAATCACATTCAATATGCAGGTGCAATGAATCCACTTTATTATGTTCAGAATGAAGAACTTTTGCAAATAAAAGCAGATAAAATTCCTGTAGGAGGAACAATGGCAAAAGAAAGAATTTATACTCCTCATACAATAAATCTACATGTTCCTACTACTATTTATCTAGCTTCTGACGGTTATCAAGACCAGTTTGGGGGAAAAGAGGGTAGGAAATTTATGACAAAAAAATTTAGAGAGCTTTTATTAGAAATTTCGCATTTACCAATAAAAGAACAAGAAAATCGTATTTCTCAAGTCTTTGATCGTTGGAAAGGAAAAATACATCAAATTGATGATGTTTTAGTAATGGGAATCAGATTCGAATAA
- a CDS encoding cytochrome C oxidase subunit III → MQKQEQTNIREKKTTLEKMEQQHPYVMMMYLGVMGIFMAFTLLMLLFFNESLIKAVTHPIEFPYAFFISTIAIVSSSFFLEKARQQFYKDDFKKLRNNLLAVFGLGIVFLSLQIIGGYELHQNKIYLEGKTAGAYLYIISAFHMVHLMGGLIYLAILLNQYINKVDDGVQILITVTNPYEKIKLQLLTIYWHFMDVLWVAIFVGFLIALI, encoded by the coding sequence ATGCAAAAACAAGAACAAACCAATATTAGAGAGAAAAAAACAACTCTTGAAAAAATGGAACAACAGCATCCTTATGTCATGATGATGTATTTGGGTGTCATGGGAATATTTATGGCTTTTACACTCTTGATGTTATTATTTTTTAATGAATCTTTAATAAAAGCTGTTACTCATCCTATTGAGTTTCCCTACGCTTTTTTTATCAGTACAATAGCTATTGTCAGCAGTAGTTTTTTCTTAGAAAAAGCACGTCAGCAGTTTTATAAAGATGATTTTAAGAAATTAAGAAACAATCTTTTGGCTGTCTTTGGCTTAGGAATCGTTTTTTTATCCCTACAAATTATTGGAGGTTACGAGCTACACCAAAACAAGATTTATTTAGAAGGCAAAACAGCAGGTGCATATCTTTATATAATTTCAGCTTTTCACATGGTTCACCTTATGGGAGGACTTATTTATTTAGCAATTCTTCTCAATCAATATATAAATAAAGTTGATGATGGTGTTCAGATTTTGATTACGGTTACTAATCCTTATGAAAAAATAAAGCTACAACTCCTTACTATTTATTGGCATTTTATGGATGTGCTTTGGGTAGCTATCTTTGTAGGATTTTTGATAGCATTGATATAA
- a CDS encoding DUF1569 domain-containing protein: protein MSTKTVSQLGKELSDVVEHYYNSLQNYKEEDFEKTFDDGSWSMGQLYNHLYSASRHWINGKITNCINQEKGVEQAELTSEGSFILGRGYISHSKKVKMPDGMPQPEFQSKAFFEKELENYSTYLTELTERMESQTQPNFGTKHPIFGMLTAKDWLTFDLIHWKHHLRQQKEIESKF, encoded by the coding sequence ATGAGTACAAAAACAGTTTCTCAGCTAGGAAAAGAACTTTCAGATGTAGTTGAACACTACTACAATTCACTTCAAAACTATAAAGAGGAAGATTTTGAAAAAACTTTTGATGATGGAAGCTGGTCAATGGGACAGCTTTACAATCACCTCTATTCAGCGTCTCGTCATTGGATAAATGGCAAAATCACAAATTGTATAAATCAAGAAAAAGGAGTAGAACAGGCTGAGCTAACCTCTGAAGGGAGTTTTATTTTGGGTAGAGGTTATATTTCTCATAGTAAAAAAGTAAAAATGCCTGACGGAATGCCACAACCAGAATTTCAATCCAAAGCATTTTTTGAAAAAGAACTAGAAAATTACTCAACTTATTTGACAGAGCTAACTGAGAGAATGGAAAGTCAAACACAGCCTAATTTTGGCACAAAACATCCTATTTTTGGAATGCTGACAGCAAAAGATTGGCTTACTTTTGACTTAATTCATTGGAAACATCATCTTAGACAACAAAAAGAAATTGAATCAAAGTTTTGA
- a CDS encoding arginine decarboxylase: MVKRTSQQRYIDLIKQTFYFDTPDFTVSNDELNFYGVELMPIIEKYGTPLRLTYLPKISENIRRARSHFGEAMKKLNYDAEYVYCYCTKSSHFNFIMEEVLKTGAHLETSSTFDIAIIKKLHQKGLFNKDKYVVCNGFKRETYTNEIKSLWQDGFENCIAVLDNRKEITAYEELDIEQMQIGLRIATEEEPNFSFYTSRLGIRYKDVVEFYKKHVATNPKFKLTLLHFFVNSGIRDTVYFWSEFNKFVRAYCDLKKICPELHILDIGGGLPIKNSLGFEFDYEYMTEAIVANIQEVCEQEGVPVPTIFSEFGSFTVGESGGMIFSVMAQKQQNDRELWYMIDGSFITHLPDTWGMGYRFITMAINNWDKEYQQVHVGGITCDSMDYYDSESHVSKLMLPKFTRGTEQYIGFFHTGAYQESLGGYGGIQHCLIPNAQHVIIDRDAQGNVTTELFNKEQTAEQVLNILGY; encoded by the coding sequence ATGGTAAAACGCACTTCTCAACAACGTTATATTGACCTTATCAAACAAACTTTTTATTTTGATACGCCAGATTTTACAGTTTCGAATGATGAACTTAATTTTTATGGTGTAGAACTTATGCCAATTATTGAAAAATATGGAACGCCTTTGCGCCTTACTTATTTGCCAAAAATTAGTGAAAATATACGAAGGGCGAGAAGTCATTTTGGTGAAGCGATGAAAAAATTGAATTACGATGCTGAGTATGTGTATTGTTATTGTACAAAATCTTCGCATTTTAATTTTATAATGGAAGAAGTTTTGAAAACAGGTGCACATCTTGAAACTTCTTCTACTTTTGATATTGCTATCATTAAAAAACTGCATCAAAAAGGACTTTTTAATAAAGATAAATATGTAGTCTGTAATGGTTTTAAGAGAGAAACGTATACCAACGAAATAAAATCGCTGTGGCAAGATGGTTTTGAAAACTGTATTGCTGTTTTAGATAATAGAAAGGAAATAACAGCGTATGAAGAGTTGGATATAGAACAAATGCAAATCGGACTTCGCATTGCAACAGAAGAAGAGCCTAATTTTTCGTTTTATACTTCTCGTTTGGGCATTCGTTATAAAGATGTTGTAGAGTTTTATAAAAAACATGTAGCTACCAATCCAAAATTCAAACTTACTTTATTACACTTTTTTGTAAATTCTGGTATTCGTGATACGGTTTATTTTTGGAGTGAATTTAATAAGTTTGTTCGTGCCTATTGTGATTTGAAAAAAATCTGTCCAGAACTTCATATTTTGGATATTGGTGGTGGTTTGCCTATCAAAAACTCACTTGGTTTTGAGTTTGATTACGAATATATGACAGAAGCCATTGTAGCAAATATTCAAGAAGTTTGTGAGCAAGAAGGTGTTCCTGTTCCTACTATTTTTTCTGAGTTTGGAAGTTTTACGGTAGGCGAAAGTGGAGGAATGATTTTTTCTGTAATGGCTCAAAAACAACAAAACGATCGTGAACTTTGGTATATGATTGATGGCTCATTTATTACACATTTACCCGATACGTGGGGAATGGGTTACCGTTTTATCACAATGGCAATCAATAATTGGGACAAGGAATATCAGCAGGTTCATGTGGGTGGAATTACCTGTGATAGTATGGATTATTACGATTCAGAATCGCATGTTTCGAAATTGATGTTGCCAAAATTTACACGAGGAACAGAGCAATACATTGGTTTTTTCCATACAGGAGCATACCAAGAAAGTTTGGGAGGTTATGGAGGAATTCAGCATTGTTTGATTCCAAATGCTCAACACGTAATCATTGACAGAGATGCACAAGGAAATGTAACCACCGAATTATTCAATAAAGAACAAACAGCAGAACAGGTTTTGAATATTTTGGGGTATTGA